A window of the Hypomesus transpacificus isolate Combined female chromosome 10, fHypTra1, whole genome shotgun sequence genome harbors these coding sequences:
- the zgc:110366 gene encoding uncharacterized oxidoreductase ZK1290.5 isoform X2 has protein sequence MESAQGACPTVSLSNGLKIPILGLGTSHHGGYSHDAVLYALQECGVRHVDTARRYGCEAQLGRALAECGVARDDLWVTTKLWPGDYGYRNARQACLESCSHLGLDYLDLYLMHWPDCQAPGQSNRETRAETWRALEELYAEGVCRAIGVSNFLERHLQELKEDCSIIPHVNQVEYHPFQQPKELVAFCRREGVVFEGYCPLAKGQALSHPIILRLAHQHQRTPAQICIRWSIQSGVVTIPKSTKKERVLENSQVFGFCLEGRDMAELGQMHDGRHVSWDPTRVQ, from the exons ATGGAAAGTGCACAAGGTGCTTGTCcaaccgtctctctctctaacgGCCTCAAGATTCCCATACTGGGACTAG ggacGTCTCACCACGGAGGCTACTCCCATGATGCAGTGCTGTACGCTCTGCAGGAGTGTGGCGTTCGTCACGTGGACACAGCTCGTCGCTATGGTTGCGAGGCCCAGCTGGGCCGGGCGCTGGCGGAGTGTGGGGTTGCCCGTGACGACCTGTGGGTCACCACCAAGCTGTGGCCCGGAGACTACGGTTACAGGAACGCTAGGCAGGCCTGCCTCGAGTCCTGCTCCCACCTGGGGCTGGACTACCTGG acctCTACCTGATGCACTGGCCAGACTGCCAGGCTCCTGggcagagcaacagagagacgAGGGCAGAGACCTGGAGGGCCCTGGAGGAGCTGTATGCCGAAG gGGTGTGCAGGGCTATAGGAGTCAGTAACTTCCTGGAGCGCCACCtgcaggagctgaaggaggactGCAGCATCATTCCCCACGTTAACCAG GTAGAGTACCATCCGTTCCAGCAGCCAAAGGAACTTGTGGCGTTCTGCAGGCGTGAGGGCGTGGTGTTCGAGGGCTACTGCCCCCTCGCCAAGGGCCAGGCCCTCAGCCACCCCATTATCCTGCGCCTGGCGCACCAGCACCAGCGCACCCCCGCTCAGATCTGCATCCGCTGGAGCATTCAG aGTGGTGTGGTCACCATCCCCAAGTCCACCAAGAAGGAGAGGGTTCTGGAGAACAGTCAG gtgttTGGGTTCTGTCTGGAGGGGCGGGACATGGCAGAGCTGGGTCAGATGCATGATGGGAGACACGTCAGCTGGGATCCCACGCGTGTGCAGTGA
- the zgc:110366 gene encoding uncharacterized oxidoreductase ZK1290.5 isoform X1, producing MESAQGACPTVSLSNGLKIPILGLGTSHHGGYSHDAVLYALQECGVRHVDTARRYGCEAQLGRALAECGVARDDLWVTTKLWPGDYGYRNARQACLESCSHLGLDYLDLYLMHWPDCQAPGQSNRETRAETWRALEELYAEGVCRAIGVSNFLERHLQELKEDCSIIPHVNQVEYHPFQQPKELVAFCRREGVVFEGYCPLAKGQALSHPIILRLAHQHQRTPAQICIRWSIQSGVVTIPKSTKKERVLENSQVLDWSLSEEDVDTMRTLHCDRKLIQLTYPLWRG from the exons ATGGAAAGTGCACAAGGTGCTTGTCcaaccgtctctctctctaacgGCCTCAAGATTCCCATACTGGGACTAG ggacGTCTCACCACGGAGGCTACTCCCATGATGCAGTGCTGTACGCTCTGCAGGAGTGTGGCGTTCGTCACGTGGACACAGCTCGTCGCTATGGTTGCGAGGCCCAGCTGGGCCGGGCGCTGGCGGAGTGTGGGGTTGCCCGTGACGACCTGTGGGTCACCACCAAGCTGTGGCCCGGAGACTACGGTTACAGGAACGCTAGGCAGGCCTGCCTCGAGTCCTGCTCCCACCTGGGGCTGGACTACCTGG acctCTACCTGATGCACTGGCCAGACTGCCAGGCTCCTGggcagagcaacagagagacgAGGGCAGAGACCTGGAGGGCCCTGGAGGAGCTGTATGCCGAAG gGGTGTGCAGGGCTATAGGAGTCAGTAACTTCCTGGAGCGCCACCtgcaggagctgaaggaggactGCAGCATCATTCCCCACGTTAACCAG GTAGAGTACCATCCGTTCCAGCAGCCAAAGGAACTTGTGGCGTTCTGCAGGCGTGAGGGCGTGGTGTTCGAGGGCTACTGCCCCCTCGCCAAGGGCCAGGCCCTCAGCCACCCCATTATCCTGCGCCTGGCGCACCAGCACCAGCGCACCCCCGCTCAGATCTGCATCCGCTGGAGCATTCAG aGTGGTGTGGTCACCATCCCCAAGTCCACCAAGAAGGAGAGGGTTCTGGAGAACAGTCAG gtgctggACTGGAGTCTGTCTGA